The DNA region AGAGAACGCAGCTGCTTACATATCAGCGAACTCCGGAAAGCTCGATTATTACCGATCTCCAGTATAATTCAAGATCGCATTATAGAAGAAGGTTTTGCTAAGATTCTATTTATCTGCGATAACAACTCTGCAAGAAGCCAATTTGCTCAAATTCTAACTACCGCCATTGCGAAATATCTGAGCCTCCCCGACATCGAAGCTTACTCGGGAGGAAAGCATGCCGCTATCCTTCATTCTAATACGATCGACGCTCTCATATGTGTCGGGTTCAAAATAGATAGAATTGGAAACGAGAATGTAAGCCCTAAATATAATGTAACTTACTGCGATCCTTTGAATCCTATTTTAGCCTTTTCAAAGCTGTATTCGGATGATCCAAATCCTAAAAATAATTTTATTGCGATATTCGTCAATTCACTAGATGAAAACGACCTTCCCAAAATTCCCGGAGCAAAGACAAGCGTCAGTCTTCCTTACGCTGATTTGAAAGTAAAAGATAGCACTCCGGAATCTTTACAGGAATATGTGGAGACTTGTGAATTAATCACGATAGATCTATTATTCATCCTACAACAAGTAAAAGATAAACTTCTATCACCTTAAAGTCTGCCGTAAATCCTATTTCAGCTGAAAATTGCGGAACGCAAGTTTCGATCAATATCGCAGGCCGGAGAGAACTCGAAAATCTCAAAGCCAAGGTTTGACAACCCAAACGGAGATTGAGGCTTGTTTTGTATCACTTAGGCAATAAGATATCTTAAAGTTATTCTAATTGTCGGACAACTTTTTCGCCTTCCTTAGATTATTTATTTTATATATATGAACGCTTTCGTCTATTCTGAATGACACATTAAAAATGGATAAATTTTAAATTTCGAAGCATCGTAGGATTTACTATTAGTTGTTATCGAAAAGGAGGAACGTAATGAGAGAACGTCGGCAATCGGAGAGAATTTATTCCGAAGAATTATGCAAATTCAAAGTAATTATAAGGTCCAGTACATCGGTATTCAATGGTTTCATCATGAATATTTCGGATATTGGAGTCGCAGTAGTCAGCACGATTCAAAGCGAAGACAATATAATAGTCGGGGAAGTAATTTCCGGACAAATTCAATTTCCGGATAGTTGGGATAAACTCAAATTTGACGGTGTTATTGCCAGGAAAGATTATGTTTCGAATGACGATTGCGATTCCCTAATATTAGGAATTAAATTTTCTAATCGAATTACTTTACCGCCAAATATACTAAAATTGGCATTATTTGTCGGAGGTAGGTAATTTAACGGCCTATAATAAAGAAACGAAAGCATGAATATTCGTTTCCATAGGCATAGCGTCAGTCAATATTCGAGTTTAGTTTACTTGCCCGGTATCTCTAAATCTATTCTATACGTTGCATGACACGCTACGCATTTACGAGTCAAAATATCCAGTTCGTTCAAGATGATACCTAACTCTTTCTTTTGCTTAAGCTTTTCCGCAATAACGTCGAATTGCTCGTGAGTCCCGAATCCTAATTGCTTAAACTCGATAGGAAGCTTAAGTAGAATTTTCTTTTCTTCCTTTTCTAAACTTCTTACTAACCCCATTCCCGATGCACGAGCCGATTCAGACGCTTTTTCGTAATCTCCCTCGGAAAGACCACCCAATACCCCATTTATTGAAGTAAGCAATCCCCGCATTTCGGTAAGCACAAGTATCCTTTCATCTTCATTCAGATAGATTGAAACCCTGCCGTCTTTAGATTTTGTCGTGTTTCCTCTGATAAAGGAGTAAATCAGAAAGGTTATTGTAAGAATCCATAATGTAATCGCTATCAAACCGAACGGTATTTTTTTTAGGTTCATTTTTCTTTCCTTTTTTATATATTTGCTTTAGAGTATTTATAAATACACTTTAATTTATTCATTCCGAATTTCGCGCCTTTTCTTATCCATCAAGGTTACAATTGATTTTCAACATAAAGATGATCGAGTATCTCACCTAAAATTTTTTTTCTTCATAAGTAAAACCGGCATACTGCGTAATTGGACAACAAGTAGCCAATTGCTGGATGGCACCTTCTCTTTTTTCGGCTACATCTAGGCTTTGATCAATTCCTTTAAAAAATTTGCAGGCTCAGTTTGTAGTTACCCTACTATCTAATTTTTCAACTGGTAAATTAATTCTTTTTCTATCGATCATTTTTTAAAGGCTTTATCCGCTCTAACAATCCATGATTTTGGAACATTGGATATAATTGCTTAATAACCGAGGCTGGGATACCGGATACCCTGACTCGCCTTGAGGATTTACCGTAACTCGAGAACCCCTGTATTTTATTAGGACCTTACACTTCAAATACCATAATCGGTCACTAATATAACGGCGCGAATATAGCCTGATTTAATCAATTTTTCGGCATCTTCCATAACATTGACAATTTACGCCTCTATAGAAAAGCAACTTCCCCTTCAATGGCCGGGATCAGCTTATTCCCCGATCCTATTCCAAACCGTCTTTCAGCTTCCGTTCATTAATTAAATATAATCCTACTCCTATCTTGTTAGGTCTTCTTTATTCGAATTCTTAGCCGGATCAGTGATTTAAGCAACGTACCGAATTAACTACTTGATTAATTAGTTCTTCGTTAAGCCAAAAGGGTGGGGAAATTACATAGTCCCCCAGACAGTTTGCAGATTGATAATTCCTTTTTTAAATTTAAGATCATCTCCAAAATCGGACATTTGTGTCCGATTCGCCTTGTAGAGTCACGATTAACTTCGTGAGTTTTATTTCGATAACTAGAAGGAAAAATACTTGAAAAACATTACACCCTATGGTGTAATGTTTTTATGGACCAATTGACCGATGTACTCACAGCCATTTCGCATCCGTCCAGGCGTGCGATTATCGGGAAGCTAGCGGAATCTGGGCCAACTCGTTTTACCGATATTGCGGAGCCGTTCGACGTGGCTCTGAATGCTGTCACCAAACACCTCAAGTTGCTTGAACGTGCAGGGTTGATCAAACGTGAAAAAAAAGGTCGCGAAGTATTCATTTCTTTTCGAGGTGAACCTCTGCGTCAGGTAGCGGGATGGGTGCATGAGTACGATCGGTTCTGGAACGAACGTCTCGATCAATTCGAGCAATATTTTAAGGACAAAAGGAAGAAGGAGAAGAAGTAATGAAGAAATCTGAGAAGACCCTTGAATTCAATTTTGAGCGAACGATCCCCGCTCCTACTGGCGAAGTATTTGATGCGTGGCTGAATCCGAAGATCCCTGGAAACCCATGGAATATAGCCGAAAAGTTCGTTTTGGATCCAAAAGTAGACGGGCTCTTTTATTGGACCCTAACTGGAACATCTCATTACGGACGATTCATTGAGATTGAACGGCCCGCTCGAATTCAACATACATGGATATCACCGAATACCTTAGGACAAGAGTCGATAGTTACCGTAACCTTTAAGAAACAGGGAGAAGAAACGCTCATGACCCTAGTGCATTCCGATCTTCCGGATGATGATAAGGCAAGGTCACATGAGAAAGGCTGGAATTACTTTTTCGGCATATTCATTGAGCAATTTGGAGAGGCCTCGCGCATCAGAAAATAATTTCGGCTGCACTAAAAACGAACCTAAATTTAGCTAAGTGCGCTATGGCGCTTAGAAAAGGAGAAATCATGGCGAAGGTAATTTTTGGAAATCATTCTTCGGTTATAGTTCCCCGACAAGATCGGGAAAACATTCGTAAATTTTATTGCGATGTCATCGGTGGCACAATAACGAAAGAGGAGGACGAAAGAGACTTCCTTCGTTTGGGAGATGACTTCTATCTCGTGTTTCTTTACGGGGATGTCCCAGATAAGAGCGAGTTTCTACGGACTGCAAGATCGATCTGGCTGGAAATCAAATCCAACAAAGTTGAAGAAATGAGCCGAAAAATCCTTGAATCCGGTCTCGTGAGGAAGCTTGAGTTACCGGACCCTCATCTTTATTTCCAAGCACCGGGAGGTCAATGTCTCCGGTTGGTTGGAATAGACGAGGATCTTTCATTTTATGAGGGAGCTGGAGAAGGCTCTAATGTGGCGAAAGTAAAAGAAGCCCTCGAGAAGGAGGCGATAATCAAATGAGCCATTGAATCAATCATAAAGTGGGAATTAAGGCTTCACCGGCAGAAATCTACGAGGCTTTAACCGAACCGGTGAAGCTCGCTCAATGGTGGACAACGGATACGAGAGGCAGCGGTGCTAATAAAATCGAAACTTGCAGATCACGTCATTTTGAGTCTGAAATGTTTCGATGACTGCTCTTGGTATCATTCGAGAACAAAGATTTAAAGGTTCTAATTCCCTTCTCGAACGTGTAAATACGAAAGAGCTTAAGTTTCATAAAAAAATAAACCGATCTCACTGGCTTCACATTCAAAGTTGAATTACATTTATATTTATCGATGAAAAATGTTCCGTCTGAAGCAGTTTCTATTTGAATCCCTTCGAGATCTATTCGATGAAGCTAATAAATATTGGAAATCCGGAGACATCCCGGTTGCATTAGCGAGTGCAGTTGCCATTGCAGCGCTTACTTTATCCTTTATCTGCCCCTGAAACCAAGATTGGAACGTTCCATCTTGGAGCATCGTTTTGGCGAGACTCTGCTCGGTCGTTGCAAAACTCGCTTCAGCCTGCGCTTCGTTTTGAAAAGCCAAATCGTTCTTCGCGTTTAGCGAGAATAAGGGTGAGAAGATCGAGGACGAAAAGAAAGTAGTTAGGAGAAGTATGGCCGCGACCTTCGGTCCGGGCTGCTTCGGGTTCGGGCAGTCGCCCTCATCCAACACGCTCCGTCTTTCAATCCTAAATCTCATTTTTATAGCTCGTGTTGGACTTAAGCCCGCCGCATCCCTCGCGGGGAAGTGAAGTAAATTTACTTTATCCTCATTTAGGATTAACAGAACTAAAGATCGATTCTAAGTTACTGTCAAATTTATTTTCACTGTTAAATTGACCAGATCTGTCACCAATTTCAGATTATCCTGTGATTTCGAAGATCCCTTTCAGTTAGCCCCGTAACACGCAAAACTACCTTGAGGTCAATGCCTTCCGTAAGCATCTTACGAGCGTCTTCCAGCTTACCTTCCAGCTTACCTTCCAGTTTGCCTTTCTGTTTACCTGTTTGCTCTCCACGCTCAAAACTACCTGCAAGATCATATGCATAGTCACGGTCGGATTTAAGCTTCTCCTCAATACGACGTTTCTGCGCCGGATCCGATGAATACTTCTCCAAGATAGCAAACGCCTTACTCAAATCAGGTGTCTTATCTACCAATATTTCCATCTCTTCCTCCGTCAACTCTGCCGTGTGCTTTAGCACATATAACCAGCGATATAAATCCGTTCCTGTCTTTAATAGCTCTAAACCGTTCTCTTCAGGCATCTTAGGAAGCTCTAAAAAATGAACTTCCAGTTCGTCGCTTAAAATTATCTCAGGAAAACTCTCTTCCCTTAATTTAAACTTACTATGGTAATTCTTCGTCGGAATCAAATCAAAGTCAACTATGTTTATCTGGTAGACCGGCTTCAAATCGCTATACGGATCTCCCGATTTCAACTGATCACGGATTAAGCCCGAAAGGTAATATAGACTCCGCTTCACAAACGAACTCTGATGCGCCACCTGGATTTCCACATGGAAAATTTTACCAGACTCATCCTTCGCCCTAAGATCCAAATAGGATCGTTTATCCCCTGGATATTCCGTCGGAAGTTCGGGGTTTAAAATCGTTATTTCCTCAACCCGATGCTCTCCATTCGGATACAATACACTTGTTAGAATTGAAGACAAGAGTTTCGGTTCTTCTACAAACAGCGATTTGAATACTAAATCGTTTGTTAAAGGAAAAAAGGGCATACGTTATTTTGATTAGCAGCTCAAGCTCGGTCAATTGACTTTTCGAGATGAAGTCCGGTTTTACATTACTAGAGTAGACGGAAGATAGTGTCCGTTAACCTTATAGGGTCAAATCCCTTTCAAAGTCCCATCTAACAACTTGAATCATCTATCTATTTTCAAATAATGGCACAAATCAAAAGGAATCCGCTACTTGTATTTTGAATTTTCCATTCTGTTAAACGAAGTCCT from Leptospira fainei serovar Hurstbridge str. BUT 6 includes:
- a CDS encoding PilZ domain-containing protein; this translates as MRERRQSERIYSEELCKFKVIIRSSTSVFNGFIMNISDIGVAVVSTIQSEDNIIVGEVISGQIQFPDSWDKLKFDGVIARKDYVSNDDCDSLILGIKFSNRITLPPNILKLALFVGGR
- a CDS encoding low molecular weight phosphatase family protein, with the protein product MNRLIQSLKIYLELRERSCLHISELRKARLLPISSIIQDRIIEEGFAKILFICDNNSARSQFAQILTTAIAKYLSLPDIEAYSGGKHAAILHSNTIDALICVGFKIDRIGNENVSPKYNVTYCDPLNPILAFSKLYSDDPNPKNNFIAIFVNSLDENDLPKIPGAKTSVSLPYADLKVKDSTPESLQEYVETCELITIDLLFILQQVKDKLLSP
- a CDS encoding VOC family protein: MAKVIFGNHSSVIVPRQDRENIRKFYCDVIGGTITKEEDERDFLRLGDDFYLVFLYGDVPDKSEFLRTARSIWLEIKSNKVEEMSRKILESGLVRKLELPDPHLYFQAPGGQCLRLVGIDEDLSFYEGAGEGSNVAKVKEALEKEAIIK
- a CDS encoding Rpn family recombination-promoting nuclease/putative transposase, with product MPFFPLTNDLVFKSLFVEEPKLLSSILTSVLYPNGEHRVEEITILNPELPTEYPGDKRSYLDLRAKDESGKIFHVEIQVAHQSSFVKRSLYYLSGLIRDQLKSGDPYSDLKPVYQINIVDFDLIPTKNYHSKFKLREESFPEIILSDELEVHFLELPKMPEENGLELLKTGTDLYRWLYVLKHTAELTEEEMEILVDKTPDLSKAFAILEKYSSDPAQKRRIEEKLKSDRDYAYDLAGSFERGEQTGKQKGKLEGKLEGKLEDARKMLTEGIDLKVVLRVTGLTERDLRNHRII
- a CDS encoding SRPBCC family protein; amino-acid sequence: MKKSEKTLEFNFERTIPAPTGEVFDAWLNPKIPGNPWNIAEKFVLDPKVDGLFYWTLTGTSHYGRFIEIERPARIQHTWISPNTLGQESIVTVTFKKQGEETLMTLVHSDLPDDDKARSHEKGWNYFFGIFIEQFGEASRIRK
- a CDS encoding ArsR/SmtB family transcription factor, producing the protein MDQLTDVLTAISHPSRRAIIGKLAESGPTRFTDIAEPFDVALNAVTKHLKLLERAGLIKREKKGREVFISFRGEPLRQVAGWVHEYDRFWNERLDQFEQYFKDKRKKEKK